A section of the Streptomyces sp. NBC_01591 genome encodes:
- the treZ gene encoding malto-oligosyltrehalose trehalohydrolase, giving the protein MLFEVWVPDADEVGLRLAGEPRAMERDPVRSGWWTAEAEASDGDRYGFVLDGGDGDGRVLPDPRSRRQPDGPDGESAVVDHSLFEWRSNWAGRGLPGAVLYELHIGTYTDEGTFDAAAARLGHLAELGVTHVSLMPVCPFPGTHGWGYEGVSLWAVHEPYGGPEGLKRFVDTAHGLGLAVLLDVVHNHLGPSGNHLPAFGPYFTEAHHTPWGAAVNLDAPGSDEVRAFLLGSALAWLRDYRLDGLRLDAVHALADGRALTFLEELSTAADALAAELGRPLPLIAESDLCDPRTTTPRESGGLGLHAQWNDDFHHALHTALTGESQGYYADFAAAPLAAVAKTVTSAFFHNGTYSSFRGRTHGRPVDIVRTPAHRFVGYAQTHDQIGNRALGDRLSATLSPALLACGAALVLTGPFTPMLFMGEEWGARTPWQFFTDHTDPGLAEAVRSGRRREFAAHGWAADDIPDPQDPATRNRSCLDWNEPAQEPHARLHAWYRELIALRRALPDLRDPDLASVRTAHDEQARWLAYRRGDLRIAVNLGEKPATIPLGGGRRRGGGDRVVAAWEPVEAPGVDGLLHLPPESCVVLADG; this is encoded by the coding sequence ATGCTGTTCGAGGTATGGGTACCGGATGCGGACGAGGTGGGACTGCGACTGGCGGGCGAGCCGCGGGCGATGGAGCGTGATCCCGTGCGGTCCGGCTGGTGGACGGCCGAGGCGGAGGCGTCGGACGGGGACCGCTACGGCTTCGTCCTGGACGGGGGCGACGGCGACGGGAGGGTGCTTCCCGATCCGCGTTCGCGGCGTCAGCCGGACGGGCCGGACGGCGAGAGCGCCGTCGTCGACCACTCGTTGTTCGAATGGCGCAGCAACTGGGCGGGAAGGGGACTTCCGGGCGCCGTCCTGTACGAGCTGCACATCGGTACGTACACCGACGAGGGCACCTTCGACGCCGCGGCCGCCCGGCTGGGGCACTTGGCCGAGCTCGGCGTCACCCATGTGTCGCTGATGCCGGTCTGCCCGTTCCCCGGCACCCACGGGTGGGGGTACGAGGGGGTGTCGCTCTGGGCCGTGCACGAGCCGTACGGCGGACCGGAGGGGCTCAAGCGCTTTGTCGACACGGCGCACGGTCTCGGGCTCGCGGTGCTCCTGGACGTGGTCCACAACCACCTCGGCCCGTCCGGCAATCACCTCCCGGCGTTCGGCCCGTACTTCACCGAGGCCCATCACACGCCGTGGGGTGCGGCGGTCAACCTCGACGCCCCCGGTTCGGACGAGGTGCGGGCGTTCCTGCTGGGCAGCGCGCTGGCCTGGCTGCGGGACTACCGGCTCGACGGGCTGCGGCTCGACGCGGTCCACGCCCTGGCCGACGGGCGGGCGCTGACCTTCCTGGAGGAGCTGTCCACGGCGGCCGACGCGCTCGCGGCGGAACTGGGCCGTCCGCTCCCGCTGATCGCCGAGTCCGACCTCTGCGACCCGCGGACGACGACCCCGCGCGAATCGGGCGGCCTCGGCCTGCACGCCCAGTGGAACGACGACTTCCACCACGCCCTGCACACCGCGCTCACCGGTGAGTCCCAGGGCTACTACGCGGACTTCGCCGCGGCTCCGCTGGCCGCCGTCGCCAAGACCGTGACGAGCGCGTTCTTCCACAACGGCACGTACTCCAGCTTCCGGGGCCGTACCCACGGCCGCCCCGTCGACATCGTCCGCACGCCGGCCCACCGCTTCGTCGGCTACGCCCAGACCCACGACCAGATCGGCAACCGGGCCCTGGGCGACCGGCTCTCCGCCACGCTCTCCCCGGCCCTGCTGGCCTGCGGCGCGGCCCTCGTGCTGACCGGGCCCTTCACGCCGATGCTGTTCATGGGCGAGGAGTGGGGCGCGCGCACCCCGTGGCAGTTCTTCACCGACCACACCGATCCGGGGCTCGCCGAGGCGGTACGCAGCGGCCGGCGGCGGGAGTTCGCGGCACACGGCTGGGCGGCGGACGACATTCCGGACCCGCAGGACCCGGCCACCCGGAACCGTTCCTGTCTGGACTGGAACGAACCTGCGCAGGAGCCGCATGCCCGCCTGCACGCCTGGTACCGCGAGCTGATCGCCCTGCGCCGCGCCCTGCCCGACCTCCGCGACCCGGACCTGGCGTCGGTGCGCACCGCCCACGACGAGCAGGCGCGCTGGCTGGCGTACCGCAGGGGCGATCTGCGGATCGCGGTCAACCTGGGCGAGAAGCCGGCCACGATCCCGCTGGGCGGCGGTCGGCGCCGGGGCGGCGGGGACAGGGTGGTGGCGGCGTGGGAGCCGGTGGAGGCCCCGGGCGTCGACGGGTTGCTGCATCTGCCGCCGGAGTCGTGCGTGGTGCTGGCCGACGGCTGA
- a CDS encoding ABC transporter permease: MNRTRNKGAARPRSDVRLGVRRASAFLARRSLKAHRRAWGAVFTATTAAAALIGAFALVVGSLLLAQPPVERYAGADAVVAADQRVTYTAKPWGSEPKTATAYLPERVRLDRSVVAEAAAAHGVAQAIADDSVPVTVAGGGGAASGSGRSWAAAALTPYRLTDGRAPRTAGEVVIDGALAAATGSRTGDHVTLQVDGAPRRYTVTGVADTGQRGGSPAVFLIERHLTALAGHPGTVDAIGIVAEPGVSADTLRASLEKALPDRARGDRAVRVLTGPERGQAEHPDALGARGELLPLLASITGTVFMVALMVIATTLSQAVHQRSGELALLRAVGATPHQLRSAVGREVSRVAGAAAVLGGVGAVPLGLLMRSLLTTDPLPLPVPVWLPFAAAAAAASLVALAARPVAVLAARSITGMRPAAALGAARAPEPGEPGRFRTVAGAVLAVAGVGSAGAATAQGGQAAAVAASGAATSLIIAVALLGPWIARVAMRVLGTTVRRAGGVSGFLAAKSAAAHNRRLGAAITPIVLVVAFVCVQLAAGSTLERAADREAAAALRADLVVTGPAAELPAGAAAAVREAPGVAAATGVLRSGVVLAHREMGEPKLDRFPVLGVTADQLAGTLDPHVTAGDPAELTGRGTVAVGEDRASDLGVGIGDSVELRLGDGTEVRLRVVALYERALGLGEFMMPREALAGHVSALRDQRILIRSTDGPAASASATATSVRRALAPYTGVRVRPATADDVRIAPSSSEQDNAMIIIGVGVIGGFALLAVVSTLSLIAVGRRPEFRLLRMVGAGRRQVRRMLVLETGLVAVAGLAIGTLVAAIPLVAFAVPTTGSMPYLPPVQYGVLALAVTVAAGAGALWPGWSGGRFVLGRRT, from the coding sequence ATGAACAGGACCAGGAACAAGGGGGCGGCGCGGCCCCGGTCGGATGTGCGCCTCGGTGTCCGACGGGCGTCGGCGTTTCTCGCCCGGCGTTCACTGAAGGCCCATCGCCGGGCCTGGGGCGCGGTGTTCACGGCGACCACGGCGGCGGCCGCGCTGATCGGCGCCTTCGCCCTCGTGGTCGGTTCGCTGCTGCTGGCGCAGCCGCCGGTGGAGCGTTACGCGGGGGCCGACGCGGTGGTGGCGGCCGACCAGCGGGTGACGTACACGGCGAAGCCGTGGGGCAGTGAGCCGAAGACCGCGACGGCCTATCTGCCCGAACGGGTGCGGCTGGACCGCTCCGTGGTGGCGGAGGCGGCTGCCGCGCACGGCGTCGCGCAGGCGATCGCGGACGATTCGGTACCGGTGACCGTGGCCGGTGGGGGCGGTGCGGCCTCGGGCTCCGGCCGTTCCTGGGCGGCCGCCGCGCTCACTCCGTACCGGCTGACGGACGGGCGCGCGCCGCGGACCGCCGGCGAGGTGGTCATCGACGGCGCGCTGGCGGCCGCCACCGGCAGCAGGACCGGTGACCATGTGACATTGCAGGTCGACGGGGCTCCCCGGCGGTACACCGTCACCGGTGTCGCCGACACCGGTCAGCGGGGCGGGTCCCCCGCCGTCTTCCTCATCGAGCGGCATCTCACCGCCCTGGCCGGACACCCCGGCACGGTCGATGCGATCGGCATCGTCGCCGAGCCGGGTGTCTCCGCCGACACGCTGCGGGCATCGCTGGAGAAGGCGTTGCCCGACCGCGCCCGTGGCGACCGTGCGGTCAGGGTGCTCACCGGCCCGGAGCGCGGGCAGGCCGAGCACCCGGATGCGCTCGGCGCCCGTGGTGAGCTGCTGCCGCTGCTCGCCTCCATCACAGGAACGGTCTTCATGGTGGCGCTCATGGTGATCGCCACCACCCTCTCCCAGGCGGTCCACCAGCGCTCCGGTGAACTGGCGCTGCTGCGTGCCGTCGGCGCGACGCCCCATCAGCTCAGATCGGCCGTCGGCCGTGAGGTGAGCCGGGTGGCCGGTGCCGCGGCGGTGCTGGGCGGGGTCGGTGCCGTGCCGCTGGGTCTGCTGATGCGGTCGCTGCTGACGACGGACCCGCTGCCGCTGCCGGTCCCGGTGTGGCTGCCGTTCGCTGCGGCGGCCGCGGCCGCGTCGCTCGTCGCGCTCGCCGCCCGTCCGGTGGCGGTCCTCGCGGCCAGGTCCATCACCGGGATGCGGCCCGCCGCCGCGCTGGGCGCGGCCCGTGCGCCCGAGCCGGGCGAGCCGGGCCGGTTCCGTACGGTCGCGGGGGCGGTGCTGGCGGTGGCCGGGGTCGGTTCGGCCGGTGCGGCGACGGCGCAGGGCGGGCAGGCCGCCGCGGTGGCCGCGTCGGGTGCGGCGACCTCGCTGATCATCGCCGTGGCGCTGCTCGGTCCGTGGATCGCCCGGGTGGCGATGCGGGTCCTCGGCACAACGGTGCGGCGTGCCGGCGGGGTCTCCGGCTTCCTCGCCGCCAAGTCCGCCGCCGCGCACAATCGGCGCCTCGGTGCGGCGATCACCCCGATCGTGCTGGTCGTGGCGTTCGTCTGCGTACAGCTGGCGGCGGGTTCGACGCTGGAGCGGGCCGCCGACCGGGAGGCCGCTGCCGCGCTCCGGGCCGACCTGGTGGTGACGGGCCCGGCCGCCGAACTGCCGGCCGGTGCGGCTGCGGCCGTGCGCGAGGCCCCGGGGGTGGCGGCGGCGACCGGTGTGCTGCGCTCCGGTGTCGTGCTCGCCCACCGCGAGATGGGCGAGCCGAAGCTGGACCGGTTCCCCGTGCTGGGTGTGACGGCGGACCAGCTGGCCGGCACGCTCGATCCGCACGTCACCGCGGGCGATCCGGCGGAGCTCACCGGCAGGGGCACAGTGGCGGTCGGCGAGGACCGGGCGTCCGACCTCGGGGTCGGCATCGGTGACTCGGTGGAGCTCCGTCTCGGCGACGGCACCGAAGTACGGCTGCGGGTGGTGGCGCTCTACGAACGGGCCCTGGGGCTCGGCGAGTTCATGATGCCGCGCGAGGCGCTGGCCGGGCACGTCTCTGCTCTTCGCGACCAGCGGATCCTGATCCGCTCGACGGACGGTCCGGCGGCCTCGGCCTCCGCCACCGCCACTTCGGTACGGCGTGCGCTCGCCCCGTACACGGGTGTGCGGGTCCGTCCCGCGACGGCCGACGACGTACGGATCGCGCCCTCGTCTTCGGAGCAGGACAACGCCATGATCATCATCGGTGTCGGGGTGATCGGTGGCTTCGCGCTGCTCGCGGTGGTCAGCACCCTGTCCCTGATCGCGGTGGGCCGCCGCCCCGAGTTCCGCCTGCTGCGGATGGTCGGTGCGGGTCGCCGTCAGGTGCGGCGGATGCTGGTGCTGGAGACGGGACTGGTGGCGGTGGCCGGGCTGGCGATCGGCACGCTGGTCGCTGCGATCCCGCTGGTGGCGTTCGCGGTGCCGACGACCGGGTCGATGCCGTATCTGCCGCCGGTGCAGTACGGGGTGCTCGCGCTGGCCGTGACGGTCGCGGCGGGTGCGGGGGCGTTGTGGCCGGGGTGGTCCGGCGGCCGGTTCGTCCTCGGACGCCGGACGTGA
- a CDS encoding M24 family metallopeptidase, with protein MSSQSQPVPFTADDYRARMTRAADTAAEAGLAGVLVAPGPDLVYLTGYQPVNTERLTVLVLTAGQDPVLVVPTLEAPDAEKAVGAPALTLRDWTDGKDPYAVTAPLLDGAGRFGISDNAWAMHLLGLQRTLPGTSYVSLTEALPMLRAVKDTHELERLAAAGAAADATYGEILKVRFSGRKETDIAAELADLLKRFGHSQVDFTVVGSGPNGANPHHEAGDRTIERGDMVVLDFGGLKHGYGSDTSRTVHVGEPTAEEQRVHDIVREAQEAGCNAVRPGVACQEIDRAARAVITEFGYGERFIHRTGHGIGVTTHEPPYMIEGEEQPLVPGMCFSVEPGIYLPGRFGVRIEDIVTVTEDGGRRLNTTARELAIVE; from the coding sequence ATGTCCAGCCAGAGCCAGCCCGTACCGTTCACCGCCGACGACTACCGGGCCCGTATGACGCGCGCGGCCGACACCGCCGCCGAGGCCGGGCTCGCGGGCGTACTGGTCGCGCCCGGCCCCGACCTCGTCTACCTCACCGGCTACCAGCCCGTGAACACCGAACGCCTCACCGTCCTCGTCCTCACGGCCGGTCAGGACCCGGTCCTCGTCGTTCCGACGCTGGAGGCCCCGGACGCCGAGAAGGCCGTCGGCGCCCCGGCCCTCACCCTCCGGGACTGGACCGACGGCAAGGACCCCTACGCCGTCACCGCCCCGCTGCTCGACGGCGCGGGCCGGTTCGGGATCAGCGACAACGCCTGGGCGATGCACCTGCTCGGGCTGCAGCGGACGCTGCCGGGGACCTCGTACGTCTCCCTCACCGAGGCCCTGCCGATGCTGCGCGCGGTGAAGGACACCCACGAGCTGGAGCGGCTCGCGGCCGCCGGGGCGGCCGCCGACGCCACGTACGGCGAGATCCTCAAGGTGCGTTTCTCCGGCCGCAAGGAGACCGACATCGCGGCCGAACTCGCGGACCTGCTCAAGCGGTTCGGGCACTCCCAGGTCGATTTCACGGTCGTCGGATCCGGCCCCAACGGCGCCAACCCGCACCACGAGGCCGGCGACCGCACCATCGAGCGGGGTGACATGGTCGTGCTCGACTTCGGCGGCCTCAAGCACGGCTACGGCTCGGACACCTCCCGTACGGTCCACGTCGGCGAACCCACCGCCGAGGAGCAGCGGGTCCACGACATCGTGCGCGAGGCGCAGGAGGCGGGCTGCAACGCGGTCCGGCCGGGCGTCGCCTGCCAGGAGATCGACCGGGCGGCCCGCGCGGTCATCACCGAGTTCGGCTACGGCGAGCGCTTCATCCACCGCACCGGCCACGGCATCGGCGTCACCACCCACGAACCGCCGTACATGATCGAGGGCGAGGAGCAGCCTCTGGTGCCCGGGATGTGCTTCTCCGTGGAGCCGGGCATCTATCTGCCGGGCCGGTTCGGTGTACGGATCGAGGACATCGTGACCGTCACCGAGGACGGCGGCCGGCGCCTCAACACCACCGCGCGGGAGCTGGCGATCGTCGAGTAG
- a CDS encoding nucleoside/nucleotide kinase family protein: protein MDTSDPTGTTARARRLAVPGHRRILGIAGPPGAGKSTLAARLVDALDGLAVLVPMDGFHLAQAELERLGRATRKGAPDTFDAAGFAALLGRLRAPEAGTTVYAPAFDRTLEEPIAGAVPVPPDIPLVVTEGNYLLHDEGPWAPVRGLLDEVWFLETDPALRVRRLVERHVRFGKPRPYAERWVAESDEANARLVERGRTSADLVVRLDPQI from the coding sequence ATGGACACCAGCGATCCCACCGGGACGACGGCCCGCGCCCGCCGCCTCGCCGTCCCCGGCCACCGCCGCATTCTCGGGATCGCGGGGCCGCCCGGGGCCGGGAAGTCCACCCTGGCGGCACGGCTCGTCGACGCACTCGACGGGCTCGCCGTCCTCGTCCCCATGGACGGCTTCCACCTTGCCCAGGCCGAACTGGAACGGCTCGGCCGCGCCACGCGCAAGGGCGCCCCCGACACCTTCGACGCCGCCGGGTTCGCCGCCCTGCTCGGACGTCTGCGCGCACCGGAAGCGGGAACCACCGTGTACGCCCCCGCGTTCGACCGCACCCTGGAGGAGCCGATCGCCGGAGCCGTCCCCGTACCCCCGGACATTCCGCTGGTCGTCACCGAGGGCAACTACCTGCTGCACGACGAGGGTCCCTGGGCACCCGTCCGCGGGCTGCTCGACGAGGTGTGGTTCCTGGAGACCGACCCGGCCCTGCGGGTACGACGGCTCGTCGAGCGGCATGTGCGGTTCGGGAAGCCGCGACCGTACGCCGAGCGCTGGGTGGCGGAGTCCGACGAAGCCAACGCGCGCCTGGTCGAGCGGGGCCGGACGAGCGCCGACCTCGTCGTACGGCTGGATCCGCAGATCTGA
- a CDS encoding ABC transporter ATP-binding protein: protein MVGSTVDTITAVRASALSLESVSRRHGRRGRETTALDAVSCSVPAGSFTAVVGPSGSGKSTFLQCAAGLDRPTAGTVRIGGTDLGALSEAALTRLRRDRIGFVFQSHALNLVPSLSIEENVVLPLVLAGADPADERVLTRGRDLLARVGLTGRGALGPGTLSGGQQQRVAVARALVTEPEVIFADEPTASLDPESATLVLALLRDAVRIDGRTVVMVTHDPVAASWADTVLTMDGGRLR from the coding sequence ATGGTGGGATCAACGGTGGACACGATCACAGCGGTGCGGGCGTCCGCGCTGAGCCTGGAGTCGGTGAGCCGGCGCCACGGCCGGCGCGGCCGGGAGACGACCGCGCTCGACGCGGTCAGCTGCTCGGTCCCGGCGGGGAGCTTCACCGCGGTGGTGGGTCCTTCGGGCTCGGGGAAGAGCACGTTCCTGCAGTGTGCGGCGGGTCTGGACCGTCCGACGGCGGGCACGGTACGGATCGGGGGTACCGATCTCGGTGCGCTCTCCGAGGCGGCGCTGACCCGGTTGCGCCGGGACCGGATCGGCTTCGTCTTCCAGTCGCACGCCCTCAATCTGGTGCCTTCACTGAGCATCGAGGAGAACGTCGTGCTGCCGCTGGTGCTGGCGGGCGCCGACCCGGCGGACGAGCGGGTGCTGACCCGCGGACGGGATCTGCTGGCCCGGGTCGGCCTGACGGGCCGCGGCGCGCTGGGCCCCGGGACACTCTCCGGCGGACAACAGCAACGGGTCGCGGTGGCAAGGGCGTTGGTGACCGAACCCGAGGTGATCTTCGCGGACGAGCCGACGGCCTCCCTGGATCCGGAGTCGGCGACGCTGGTGCTCGCTCTGCTGCGCGACGCGGTGCGGATCGACGGCCGTACGGTCGTCATGGTCACCCATGATCCGGTGGCGGCGAGCTGGGCGGACACCGTGCTGACGATGGACGGCGGCCGGCTGCGATGA
- a CDS encoding sensor histidine kinase, with protein sequence MSTTPAPLTAAIRRSWDASRYLGIGIAVALLAYVSAFLVVAVLLFAAVLIGLPALPEAAKVLRRFAESERRRAAARLGVPFTPTRYPPLDSGELSERVRGVLADPTVWRDALWLPLQALMGNALGYLAMVLWPVGLLVDGAALSVAHLLDRRAADEYGTPLPERQGWVLRWHCVLADVSAGWTRSLLTSSPSAALAARIDQLTESRAGAVEAHGAELRRIERDLHDGAQARIVALSLRIGLARQLLDSDPAAARIRLDEAQDGAEAALAELRHVVRGIHPPVLTDRGLTGAVRALAADAGVPVTAELDGVEDGRRLPAAIEAAAYFVIAEALTNISKHSGATAATVRIARTPGTLRVTISDNGRGGAGERYGTTEKPSTGGDRPRPGPTPVTDRGGSGSGLVGIRRRIAALDGTTCISSPIGGPTDIEVELPCGS encoded by the coding sequence ATGAGCACCACTCCCGCCCCGCTGACGGCCGCCATCCGGCGTTCGTGGGATGCGTCGCGCTATCTGGGCATCGGTATCGCGGTCGCTCTGCTCGCGTATGTGAGCGCGTTCCTGGTGGTGGCAGTCCTGCTGTTCGCCGCCGTGCTCATCGGGCTGCCCGCGCTGCCGGAGGCTGCAAAGGTGCTGCGCCGGTTCGCGGAGTCCGAGCGGCGCAGGGCGGCGGCGCGGCTGGGCGTTCCGTTCACGCCGACGCGGTACCCGCCGCTGGACAGCGGCGAACTCTCCGAGCGGGTCCGGGGCGTGCTCGCCGATCCGACGGTCTGGCGCGACGCGCTCTGGCTGCCCCTCCAGGCGCTCATGGGCAATGCCCTCGGCTACCTCGCGATGGTGCTGTGGCCGGTCGGGCTCCTCGTGGACGGCGCCGCGCTGTCGGTCGCACACCTGCTGGACCGGCGAGCCGCCGACGAGTACGGCACGCCGCTGCCCGAGCGGCAGGGGTGGGTGCTGCGCTGGCACTGCGTACTCGCGGACGTGTCGGCCGGATGGACCCGGTCCCTGCTCACCTCGTCGCCGTCGGCCGCGCTTGCCGCACGGATCGACCAGCTGACCGAGAGCCGGGCCGGTGCGGTCGAGGCGCACGGCGCCGAACTGCGCCGCATCGAACGCGATCTGCATGACGGCGCCCAGGCCAGGATCGTCGCCCTGTCCCTGCGCATCGGCCTCGCCAGACAACTCCTCGACAGCGACCCGGCCGCCGCGCGCATCCGTCTGGACGAGGCGCAGGACGGCGCGGAGGCGGCCCTCGCGGAACTGCGGCACGTGGTGCGCGGCATCCATCCGCCGGTGCTGACGGACCGTGGACTGACCGGTGCGGTACGGGCGTTGGCCGCCGACGCGGGTGTACCCGTCACGGCGGAGCTGGACGGTGTCGAGGACGGCCGACGGCTTCCGGCCGCGATCGAGGCCGCCGCCTACTTCGTCATCGCCGAGGCGCTCACCAACATCAGCAAACACAGCGGTGCGACGGCCGCGACCGTGCGCATCGCCCGTACCCCCGGCACCCTGCGGGTGACCATCAGCGACAATGGGCGCGGCGGCGCGGGCGAACGGTACGGCACCACGGAGAAGCCCTCCACCGGCGGCGATCGCCCACGCCCCGGGCCCACGCCGGTCACGGACCGGGGCGGGTCCGGCAGCGGGCTGGTCGGCATCAGGCGGCGGATCGCCGCCCTGGACGGCACCACCTGCATCAGCAGCCCCATCGGGGGGCCGACGGACATCGAAGTGGAGCTGCCGTGCGGATCGTGA
- a CDS encoding GH1 family beta-glucosidase, which yields MTVPSFPPGFLWGASASAFQTEGAADTDGKGPSGWDAFAAQPGRIKDGTDTTRGTGFHQHYREDVALLAGLGADAFRFSVSWPRVVPGGSGPVNPQGLDFYDRLVDELCAHGITPAPTLYHWDTPLPLDEEGGWLNRDTAYRFAEYAGIVAERLADRVPMWITINEPAEVTLLGYALGEHAPGRTLLLDALPAAHHQLLAHGLAVRALRGAGADNIGIAVSHTPVWTAGDRDEDRLGAELYDTITNWLFADPVLTGRYPDENFAALMPGPVEDDLSTISTPLDWYGVNYYNPTLVGAPGTSAPETFSGYRMPAELPFGIREIEGYEKTDFGWPVVPDGLRETLVQLHSRYGDRLPPLYITENGCAVDEPAEDTRRIAYLEGHLRALRTAIDAGVDVRGYFTWSLTDNVEWTEGASKRFGLVHIDYETLRRTPKDSYAWYRDLIRTQKAGGAAHRP from the coding sequence ATGACTGTGCCGTCGTTCCCGCCCGGTTTCCTCTGGGGAGCCTCCGCGTCCGCCTTCCAGACCGAGGGGGCCGCAGACACCGACGGCAAGGGCCCATCCGGCTGGGACGCCTTCGCCGCGCAACCCGGACGGATCAAGGACGGCACCGACACCACCCGCGGAACCGGCTTCCACCAGCACTACCGCGAGGACGTCGCTCTGCTGGCCGGCCTCGGCGCCGACGCCTTCCGGTTCTCCGTCAGCTGGCCGCGCGTGGTGCCCGGCGGCAGCGGACCGGTCAACCCGCAGGGGCTCGACTTCTACGACCGCCTCGTCGACGAACTGTGCGCCCACGGCATCACCCCGGCCCCCACCCTCTACCACTGGGACACCCCGCTGCCGCTGGACGAGGAGGGCGGCTGGCTCAACCGGGACACCGCCTACCGCTTCGCCGAGTACGCGGGAATCGTCGCCGAGCGCCTCGCCGACCGCGTACCGATGTGGATCACCATCAACGAACCGGCCGAGGTGACGCTGCTCGGCTACGCGCTCGGCGAGCACGCACCGGGCCGCACCCTCCTCCTCGATGCCCTGCCCGCCGCCCACCACCAGCTCCTCGCCCACGGACTGGCCGTGCGCGCACTGCGCGGCGCGGGCGCGGACAACATCGGCATCGCCGTCTCGCACACCCCCGTCTGGACCGCCGGGGACCGTGACGAGGACCGGCTGGGCGCGGAGCTGTACGACACGATCACCAACTGGCTGTTCGCCGACCCGGTGCTCACCGGCCGCTACCCCGACGAGAACTTCGCCGCGCTGATGCCGGGCCCGGTCGAGGACGACCTGTCGACCATCTCCACCCCGCTCGACTGGTACGGCGTCAACTACTACAACCCCACCCTCGTCGGCGCCCCCGGCACCAGCGCCCCGGAGACCTTCTCCGGCTACCGGATGCCCGCCGAACTCCCCTTCGGCATCCGCGAGATAGAGGGTTACGAGAAGACCGACTTCGGCTGGCCCGTCGTCCCCGACGGCCTGCGCGAGACCCTCGTCCAGCTCCACAGCCGCTACGGCGACCGCCTCCCGCCGCTCTACATCACTGAGAACGGCTGCGCCGTCGACGAGCCCGCCGAGGACACCCGCCGGATCGCGTACCTCGAAGGGCACCTGCGGGCGCTGCGCACGGCCATCGACGCGGGCGTCGACGTGCGCGGCTACTTCACCTGGTCGCTCACCGACAACGTCGAATGGACGGAGGGCGCCAGCAAGCGCTTCGGCCTGGTCCACATCGACTACGAGACGCTGCGCCGGACGCCCAAGGACTCGTACGCCTGGTACCGCGATCTGATCCGCACGCAGAAGGCGGGCGGTGCGGCACACCGCCCCTGA
- a CDS encoding response regulator transcription factor, which produces MRIVIAEDNALLREGLILLLTSSGHEVVADAATGPEVLPALLEHRPDAAVLDVRLPPTFRDEGLRAALAARAELPELPILVLSQYVEETYAAELLAQGAQGIGYLLKDRIGRVDQFLQALDRVAGGGTALDPEVVTQLLTRKSSAGPLQSLTPREREVLELMAQGKANGTIAAELVVSERAVSKHIGSIFAKLGLEPDDGTVHRRVLAVLAYLEGKGAR; this is translated from the coding sequence GTGCGGATCGTGATCGCCGAGGACAACGCGCTGTTGCGGGAGGGCCTGATCCTGCTGCTCACCAGCTCGGGCCACGAGGTGGTGGCCGACGCGGCGACCGGGCCCGAGGTGTTGCCGGCCCTGCTGGAACACCGTCCGGACGCCGCCGTGCTCGACGTGCGGCTCCCGCCCACCTTCCGCGACGAGGGGCTGCGCGCCGCGCTCGCCGCCCGTGCGGAGCTGCCCGAGCTGCCGATCCTGGTGCTCTCGCAGTACGTGGAGGAGACGTACGCCGCCGAGCTGCTCGCCCAGGGCGCGCAGGGCATCGGCTACCTCCTGAAGGACCGGATCGGCCGGGTCGACCAGTTCCTCCAGGCACTGGACCGGGTGGCGGGCGGCGGCACGGCACTCGACCCCGAGGTGGTGACCCAGCTGCTGACCCGCAAGTCGTCGGCCGGGCCGCTGCAGAGTCTCACCCCGCGCGAGCGCGAGGTGCTGGAACTGATGGCTCAGGGCAAGGCGAACGGCACCATCGCCGCCGAACTGGTCGTGTCGGAACGGGCGGTGAGCAAGCACATCGGCTCGATCTTCGCCAAGCTCGGCCTGGAACCCGACGACGGCACGGTGCACCGACGGGTGCTGGCGGTGCTGGCGTACCTGGAGGGCAAGGGGGCGCGCTGA